Proteins encoded by one window of Maliibacterium massiliense:
- a CDS encoding lactate racemase domain-containing protein, with protein MKLAFEYGAGLMEANLPDSTDVFIPGETVADPPYIEDVVAATRASILHPMGMEPLSKLAHKGSKVTIIFPDRVKGGEQPTSHRKTAIPIILDELYKAGVEKKDILLICSNGLHRKNTKQEIFNVLGPDIFNEFWYTHQIINHDSEDYENLVDLGKTDRGDPVLMNRYVYESDVAILIGHTQGNPYGGYSGGYKHCATGITHWRSIASHHVPEVMHRKDFTPVSGHSLMRTKFDEIGQHMEKCMGKKFFCCDAVLDTQSRQIEINSGWAKVMQPKSWETADKRTYVHWAKKKYDVMVFGMPQSFHYGDGMGTNPIFMMQALSAQIIRHKRVLSDNCVIICASLCNGFFHDELFPNYRKVYEMFQHDYMNTLPDMDRYGEYFATDQEYVRQYRFCNAFHPFHAFSMISCGHIAEMNTSAIYIVGAQEPGYARSMGLKTRATFEEALADAKRKYVGENPNILALPRAFKTAAVHLCMADDAE; from the coding sequence ATGAAACTTGCATTTGAGTATGGCGCCGGCCTGATGGAGGCCAACCTGCCGGACAGCACCGATGTGTTTATCCCCGGCGAGACAGTGGCCGACCCCCCGTATATCGAGGATGTGGTGGCCGCCACGCGCGCATCCATCCTGCACCCCATGGGCATGGAGCCGCTTTCCAAGCTGGCGCACAAGGGTTCCAAGGTGACCATCATCTTCCCGGACCGCGTCAAGGGAGGCGAGCAGCCCACCAGCCACCGCAAGACCGCGATCCCCATCATTTTAGACGAGCTCTACAAGGCGGGCGTTGAGAAAAAGGACATCCTGCTGATCTGCTCCAACGGCCTGCACCGCAAAAATACCAAGCAGGAAATTTTCAACGTGCTGGGACCGGATATCTTCAACGAATTCTGGTACACGCACCAGATCATCAACCACGACTCGGAGGACTACGAAAACCTGGTGGATCTGGGCAAGACCGACCGGGGCGATCCGGTGCTGATGAACCGCTACGTGTATGAATCGGACGTGGCCATCCTCATCGGCCACACCCAGGGCAACCCCTACGGCGGCTACTCGGGCGGCTATAAGCACTGTGCCACGGGCATCACCCACTGGCGCTCCATCGCATCCCACCACGTGCCGGAGGTTATGCATCGCAAGGACTTCACGCCCGTCAGCGGCCACTCGCTGATGCGCACCAAGTTTGACGAGATCGGCCAGCACATGGAAAAATGCATGGGCAAAAAGTTCTTCTGCTGCGACGCGGTGCTGGACACCCAGTCCCGCCAGATCGAGATCAACTCCGGCTGGGCCAAGGTGATGCAGCCCAAGAGCTGGGAGACAGCCGACAAGCGCACCTACGTGCACTGGGCCAAAAAGAAATACGACGTGATGGTCTTTGGCATGCCGCAGTCCTTCCACTATGGCGATGGCATGGGCACCAACCCCATCTTTATGATGCAGGCACTCTCGGCGCAGATCATCCGCCACAAACGCGTGCTGAGCGACAACTGCGTGATCATCTGCGCCTCGCTGTGCAACGGCTTTTTCCATGACGAGCTGTTCCCCAACTATCGCAAGGTCTACGAGATGTTCCAGCACGACTACATGAACACGCTGCCGGACATGGACCGCTACGGCGAGTACTTTGCCACAGACCAGGAATATGTGCGCCAGTACCGCTTCTGCAACGCGTTCCACCCGTTCCACGCGTTCTCCATGATCTCGTGCGGCCACATCGCCGAGATGAACACCAGCGCCATCTACATCGTGGGCGCCCAGGAGCCGGGCTACGCCCGCAGCATGGGTCTCAAGACCCGCGCCACCTTTGAGGAGGCGCTCGCGGATGCCAAGCGCAAGTATGTGGGCGAGAATCCCAACATATTGGCGCTGCCGCGTGCCTTCAAAACGGCCGCTGTGCACCTGTGCATGGCGGATGACGCGGAATAA
- a CDS encoding transketolase codes for MYDETKRASLKATANEIRKWTLEMLCNLGVGHVGGSLSIIDMLTVLYFDKMNIDPANPKWEERDRFILSKGHAGPGLYATLARRGFMPKEMLDTLNRPYTNLPSHCDMIRTPGIDQTTGSLGQGISCAVGHAIAQKMRGRNNYVYAMVGDGEIQEGQAWEAFMLAGARKLDNFIVFVDNNGLQVDGKIEEVVDIQPLADKMRAFNFKVLEIDGHDLDQISDAIEMAKDFKAPTCIIAKTVKGRGFKPLEGTRPVHNTQVTPEILKACCDYIDATY; via the coding sequence ATGTACGATGAAACCAAACGGGCATCACTCAAGGCGACTGCCAACGAAATCCGCAAGTGGACGCTGGAGATGCTGTGCAACCTCGGCGTGGGCCATGTGGGCGGCAGCCTGTCGATTATCGACATGCTCACCGTGCTCTACTTTGACAAGATGAATATCGACCCCGCCAACCCCAAATGGGAGGAGCGCGACCGGTTCATCCTCTCCAAGGGCCACGCCGGCCCCGGCCTCTACGCCACGCTTGCGCGCCGCGGCTTTATGCCCAAGGAGATGCTCGATACCCTCAACCGCCCCTACACCAACCTGCCCAGCCACTGCGACATGATCCGCACACCCGGCATCGACCAGACGACCGGCTCGCTGGGCCAGGGCATCTCCTGCGCGGTAGGCCATGCGATCGCCCAGAAGATGCGTGGCCGCAATAACTACGTCTACGCCATGGTGGGCGACGGTGAGATTCAAGAGGGCCAGGCCTGGGAAGCGTTCATGCTGGCCGGCGCCCGCAAATTGGATAATTTCATCGTGTTTGTCGATAACAACGGCCTGCAGGTCGACGGCAAGATCGAGGAAGTCGTGGACATCCAGCCGCTTGCCGATAAGATGCGCGCCTTCAACTTCAAGGTGCTGGAGATTGACGGCCACGATCTGGACCAGATCAGCGACGCCATCGAGATGGCCAAGGACTTCAAGGCGCCCACCTGCATCATCGCCAAAACGGTCAAGGGACGCGGCTTCAAGCCCCTGGAGGGCACCCGCCCGGTGCACAATACCCAGGTGACGCCCGAGATCCTCAAGGCGTGCTGCGATTACATCGACGCGACGTACTAA
- a CDS encoding diphosphate--fructose-6-phosphate 1-phosphotransferase, whose protein sequence is MKDNVLICHGGGPTAVLNASLYGAVMEAMRYDSIGDIYGAVGGTAAILSENFCNFRNDSAAELALLPTTPGTVLGSSRFPITDDQYEQVVSILKKRNIKYFLVNGGNGTMRVCSRMSKLLQGTDIRVMGIPKTVDNDLAITDHTPGYGSVARYVAASVRDIAVDLRSLPIHVLVVEVMGRDAGWIAASAALGRAFNGDMPHLIYVPELAFDEEKYLDDVARLWDAYGSVLVVASEGLRDAQGVGIVPPTAGLFGEIGSYLANIVHKKMHIKTAGMKLGMAQRASEALQSDTDRAEAMEMGRLAMRYAYQGQTGKMVGYERVSTDPYVLRPILIDADAVSAKTKLLPRDFINAQGNDVTQAFVDYARPLMGSAPLPSFAKPKDRRWGF, encoded by the coding sequence ATGAAGGACAACGTGCTCATCTGCCACGGCGGGGGACCTACCGCCGTGCTCAACGCCTCGCTCTACGGCGCGGTGATGGAGGCGATGCGCTATGATAGCATCGGTGATATCTACGGCGCGGTGGGCGGCACCGCGGCCATCCTATCGGAAAACTTCTGCAACTTTCGCAATGACAGCGCCGCGGAGCTTGCGCTGCTGCCCACCACCCCCGGAACGGTGCTGGGCAGCTCCCGCTTCCCCATTACGGACGACCAGTACGAGCAGGTCGTATCCATCCTGAAGAAACGCAATATCAAGTATTTTCTGGTCAACGGCGGCAACGGCACCATGCGCGTGTGCAGCAGGATGTCCAAGCTGCTTCAGGGCACGGACATCCGCGTAATGGGCATCCCCAAAACGGTGGACAACGATCTGGCCATTACCGACCACACGCCCGGTTACGGCAGCGTGGCCCGCTATGTCGCCGCATCGGTGCGGGATATCGCGGTGGACCTGCGCTCTTTGCCCATTCACGTGCTGGTGGTGGAGGTGATGGGCCGCGACGCGGGCTGGATCGCCGCAAGCGCGGCTCTGGGCCGCGCGTTTAACGGGGATATGCCCCACCTGATCTACGTGCCCGAGCTTGCGTTCGATGAGGAGAAGTATTTGGACGACGTGGCGCGGCTGTGGGACGCCTACGGCAGCGTGCTGGTGGTGGCCAGCGAGGGCCTGCGCGATGCGCAGGGCGTGGGCATCGTGCCGCCCACCGCGGGGCTGTTCGGGGAGATCGGCTCCTACCTAGCCAACATCGTGCACAAAAAGATGCACATCAAAACCGCGGGCATGAAGTTGGGCATGGCGCAGCGCGCGAGCGAGGCGCTGCAGAGCGATACCGACCGGGCCGAGGCTATGGAGATGGGCCGGCTTGCCATGCGCTACGCCTATCAGGGCCAGACCGGCAAGATGGTGGGCTACGAGCGCGTTTCCACCGACCCGTACGTGCTGCGCCCCATCCTCATCGACGCCGACGCGGTCAGCGCAAAGACCAAGCTGCTCCCGCGCGATTTTATCAACGCCCAGGGCAACGACGTGACCCAGGCGTTTGTGGACTACGCGCGCCCCCTGATGGGCAGCGCGCCCCTGCCGTCCTTTGCAAAGCCCAAGGACAGGCGCTGGGGGTTTTAG
- a CDS encoding iron-containing alcohol dehydrogenase, which yields MNFQYCIPTRIVFGAGSIDQMNDLLPEGNVLMVVDPIMTKLGTAQQLAAKLTGRRVEIFDEVEPNPPFALADRAASIARGIEAAAVVGVGGGSSLDVAKAAAMLRTNQGSAVDYIRGGKKLRHHRAFLMLLPTTAGTGSEVTNTGVFTDLENHTKCPWVDQDFIPDIALVDPALTYSLPAKPTASTGLDALCQALESYWSQARNPITQSYALPAIRMVMENLREAVHNPQNADARAKMSAASLLAGLAMSQTRTTVCHGVSFGLTGQFNIPHGIACVVTLSAALRRNYAAVKEDIDLLLPYIGYKTMEEFADAIDALMLDVDVPTKLSAYGVTRESLPSLAEGGANALVSKNNPIVFTAAEIQQMLEEIF from the coding sequence ATGAATTTCCAATACTGCATCCCTACCCGCATTGTCTTTGGCGCGGGCAGCATCGACCAGATGAACGACCTGTTGCCCGAGGGCAACGTGCTGATGGTGGTGGATCCCATCATGACCAAACTGGGCACCGCCCAGCAGCTGGCTGCCAAGTTGACGGGCCGCCGTGTCGAGATTTTTGACGAGGTGGAGCCCAACCCGCCGTTTGCGCTGGCAGACCGCGCGGCGTCCATCGCCCGCGGGATTGAGGCCGCGGCCGTGGTGGGCGTGGGCGGCGGATCCAGCCTGGATGTGGCCAAGGCCGCCGCGATGCTGCGCACCAACCAGGGCAGCGCCGTTGATTACATCCGCGGGGGCAAAAAGCTGCGCCATCACCGCGCCTTTTTGATGCTGCTGCCCACCACCGCGGGCACGGGCAGCGAGGTGACCAACACGGGCGTGTTTACCGATTTGGAGAACCACACCAAGTGCCCGTGGGTGGACCAGGACTTTATTCCGGATATCGCGCTGGTGGATCCGGCGCTGACCTACTCGCTGCCGGCCAAGCCCACCGCCTCCACCGGCCTGGACGCGCTGTGCCAGGCGCTGGAGTCCTACTGGTCCCAGGCACGCAACCCCATCACGCAGTCCTACGCGCTGCCCGCCATCCGCATGGTGATGGAAAATTTGCGCGAGGCAGTGCACAACCCGCAAAATGCGGACGCGCGCGCCAAAATGAGCGCGGCTAGCCTGCTTGCCGGCCTGGCCATGAGCCAGACGCGCACCACCGTGTGCCACGGCGTCAGCTTCGGCCTCACCGGCCAGTTTAACATTCCCCATGGCATCGCCTGCGTGGTGACGCTCTCGGCGGCGCTGCGGCGCAACTATGCGGCGGTCAAGGAGGATATCGACCTTTTGCTGCCCTACATCGGCTACAAAACCATGGAGGAATTCGCGGACGCCATCGACGCGCTGATGCTGGATGTGGATGTGCCCACCAAGCTGTCCGCTTACGGCGTGACGCGCGAGAGCTTGCCCTCGCTTGCCGAGGGGGGCGCAAACGCGCTGGTGAGCAAAAACAACCCCATTGTCTTTACCGCAGCGGAAATTCAGCAGATGCTGGAGGAGATATTCTGA
- a CDS encoding triose-phosphate isomerase family protein, with protein sequence MREIFVNLKRFDVPAAMGGICPKDDPVAWVNEVMDAAIASGLGDLDGINVTFFFAEALIPTAVARLGSYAAGARRTLRLGCQGVYRSDVAPGGNFGAFTTNLPAAAAKALGCSWALVAHSEERRDKLDMLASYDPAIADDPDAAARAAACVDALVAGEARAAFGRGLNVLLCVGETAQERGDGPFEAQKPRIEKVLRDQLTRGLAGVADVMGDARLAIGYEPVWAIGPGKTPPGPAYIGFVSAYIKQVLRQMLGRDIPVVYGGGLKKENAPAISAIDTIDGGLVALTRFVQPVAFEPQGLREIIDAYME encoded by the coding sequence ATGCGCGAGATCTTTGTCAATCTCAAACGCTTTGACGTTCCTGCCGCCATGGGCGGCATCTGTCCCAAGGACGACCCCGTCGCGTGGGTCAATGAGGTCATGGACGCCGCCATTGCCAGCGGACTGGGCGATTTGGACGGTATCAACGTGACGTTCTTCTTTGCCGAGGCGCTCATTCCCACCGCGGTGGCCCGCCTTGGCAGCTACGCCGCGGGCGCGCGGCGCACGCTGCGTTTGGGCTGCCAGGGGGTCTACCGCAGCGACGTGGCGCCGGGCGGCAACTTCGGCGCGTTTACCACCAACCTGCCCGCGGCCGCGGCAAAGGCGCTGGGCTGCAGCTGGGCGCTGGTAGCGCACTCGGAGGAGCGCCGCGACAAGCTCGACATGCTCGCAAGCTACGATCCGGCCATCGCAGACGATCCTGATGCGGCCGCGCGCGCGGCCGCATGCGTGGATGCGCTGGTGGCGGGCGAGGCCCGGGCGGCCTTTGGCAGGGGGCTCAACGTGCTGCTCTGTGTGGGCGAGACAGCCCAAGAGCGCGGCGACGGCCCCTTTGAGGCGCAGAAGCCCCGCATTGAGAAGGTGCTGCGCGACCAGCTGACGCGCGGTCTTGCGGGCGTGGCGGACGTGATGGGAGACGCCCGGCTTGCCATCGGCTACGAGCCGGTGTGGGCCATCGGCCCGGGCAAGACGCCGCCGGGCCCTGCATATATCGGCTTTGTCTCGGCCTATATCAAACAGGTGCTGCGCCAGATGCTGGGACGCGATATCCCGGTGGTCTACGGCGGCGGCCTCAAAAAGGAGAACGCGCCTGCCATCTCGGCCATCGACACCATTGACGGCGGGCTGGTGGCGCTTACCCGCTTTGTGCAGCCCGTGGCTTTTGAACCCCAGGGCCTGCGCGAGATCATCGACGCGTACATGGAATAA